CGGCGCGACGCCTCTGGCCCTCACCGACAATCTCAATTTCGGCAATCCCGAGCGGCCCGAATATATGGGCCAGTTCGTCGGCTGTCTGAAGGGCATTGGCGAAGCGGCGGCGGCGCTCGATTTCCCGATCGTCTCCGGCAATGTCTCGCTCTACAACGAGACGCAGGGCGCCGGCATTCTCCCGACCCCGGCGATCGGCGGCGTCGGCGTGATCGCAGATGTCGCCAAATCCGCTCCGACGGGCTTCGCCGCCGGCGGCGAAGTCATTCTTCTGGTCGGAGAGACCAAAGGCTGGCTCGGCCAATCCGCCTATCTGGCGGAAGTCTGCGGCCGCAGGGAGGGAGCCCCGCCCCCAGTCGATCTTGAAGCCGAACGCCGCAACGGCGATTTCGTTCGCGGCCTCGCGCTGTCGGGCCGCGTCACCGCCGCGCATGATTTGTCCGATGGCGGCCTCGGCGTCGCCTTGGCCGAGATGGCGCTGGCCTCAGGCGTCGGCGTCATGGCGCCCCATGCGCCGGAGGGGCCGACGCATGCGTTTCTCTTCGGCGAGGATCAGGCGCGCTATCTTGTCACGGCGGCGACGCGGAAGGACGCCGAAGCCGTCGCCGAGGACGCGGTGAAGGCTGGCGTGGCGATCTTTTCGCTGGGCGTCACCGGCGGCGATTCCTTGAACCTCCCGGGCGAGGCGCCGATATTGCTGTCGGACTTGCGCAAAGCGCATGAAACGCCGCTCCCGGCCTATATGGCCGGGGACGACAGTGTCTTTCCCGACAATTCATGACGCAAAAAGGACGAAGCAAATGCCCATGCCCGCCACCGAGATCGAGCGGATCATCAAGGACGCCATTCCCGACGCCGTCATCGAGCTGACGGCGCTCGCCGACGACAATGATCATTGGGCGGCGACGGTCGTTTCCGAGCAGTTTCGCGGCCTCACCCGCGTGAAGCAGCACCAGCTCGTCAACGCCGCTTTCGGCGCTCGGCTCGGCGGCGAGCTCCACGCGCTGGCGCTGACGACCCGCGCGCCGTAAAACATCAGCCGCTGAAGACGGCGCCTTGAACGCCGCCCGCGAAAGGAAAGCCAAATGTCCGACATCAACAGCCGCATTCAGAGCGAGATCGCTTCCTCCGACGTCGTCCTTTTCATGAAGGGCACGCCGGCCGCGCCGCAATGCGGTTTCTCCATGCAGGTGGTGCAGATTCTCAACCATCTCGGCGTCCCGTACAAGGCGATCAACGTGCTCGCCGACGGCGAGATCCGCGAAGGCATCAAGTCCTTCTCCAACTGGCCGACCATTCCGCAGCTCTATGTGAAGAACGAATTCATCGGCGGCTGCGACATTACGCGCGAGATGTTTCAGTCGGGCGAGTTGACCGCTCTCCTCGACAAGGAAGGCGTTCCCCACGCGCAGGCCGGCAAAGCTTAAGGCCGGCCGCTTCGTGCATTTCGTGCATATGGGTTTGTAAAAAGATGCGGGCCGCTCTTCCCGGGGCGGCCCGCATCGTTTTTCGATAGGTCGCGTCGCGCCTTTCGCGGCATGCTGCAATTGCTCTTGGCGCCACAGCGGGGCGAAGATCATCCACTTTTGTATGACAGTGCAATGACGCAGACTCCGTCTCACAGGCGTCGAGGATGGTCCGGCGCTCGCCGGTCCCCTGTCGGACCGCTCTGGAGATGGAGAAAACAATGTCCCTGAAACTCGTCTTTGCCGTCGCGGCGCTGGGCGTCGCGCTCTCGTCGGTCCCCGCCTTCGCCTATGATCGGTACTTCGATTTCCACGAGGTGTGGGGCGATTCGACGCAGAAGCATCGTCGCGACGACGCGCTGAGCGCGACGCCCCGCGACGTCACGCGTCATCAGTCGCCGAACGTCTATCGGCCGGGCGCCCATGATCCCTCGGGCAACATCATCCTCGAAGGCGCCATGTAGACGCGATTCGAAGCCCCGCGAAAAAACGAGCCCCGGCGATCCGCCGGGGCTTTGTTTTGCAGGGTCTGATGAGGCCAAAAGCGTCCCTGGCATATCCCCGCAAGAAATATTTTCGTTGTGCGGCGCAGTGCGAACAGCGCGTCGCGGTTAATTCCCTGAGAGCTGGATCCATGCCGGCCGCGAGTATTGACGCGGATATATATTGACCGGATCTATGCTGACGTCCGGCCGCCCGGTTTGATTTCCGCGCCGTCCTGCGCGACTGTCCCCCGATGAATTCTCGACAGATGCGGCGCGTGCGGCCTTGCGCCCGGACGGGCGCCCGATGACGCTTCCACTCGCGCTGACTCAGGGCGACCCTTCCGGCATCGGGCCGGAGCTGACGCTCAAAGCCTATGCTTCGAAGGATGCGGCCGGCCTTCCGCCTTTCTTCGTCGTCGCCGACGCGGCGTATCTGGCGCGGGTCGCGAAAGCGCTCGCAATCGACGTGGCGATCGAGGAGACGACGCCCGCCCACGCCGCAAAGATTTTCGCGCAGGCGCTTCCTGTCGTTTCCCACGGACATGAGGTGCGGGGAGCTTTCGGGCGTCCCGAGCCAAGCGACGCGAAGACCACGATCGCCTCCATCGAAAGGGCGGTCGACCATGTCGTGACGGGAGAGGCGCGGGCTGTCGTCACCAACCCGATCGCCAAGGCCGTGCTTTACGCCGCCGGATTTGCGCATCCCGGGCATACCGAATTCCTGGGCGAATTGGCGCGGCGCCATTTTCATGCCGCGCGCCGCGCGGTGATGATGCTGTGGGCGGAGGAGCTCGCCGTCGTCCCGATCACGATCCACATTCCGCTTGCCGAGGCGCCGAAGCTTCTAACAAAAGCGTTGATCGTCGAGACGGGCGAGATCGTCGCCGGGGATATGCGCGCGCGATTTGGAATCGCCGCGCCGCGACTGGCCTTTTCGGGCCTCAATCCGCATGCCGGCGAGGACGGCGCGCTGGGACGCGAGGAAATCGAGACGATTGCGCCCGCGATAGAAGAGCTGCGCGCCAGGGGCGTCGACGCGCGCGGGCCCTTCCCAGCCGACACGATGTTTCACGCAGCCGCCCGCAAGAATTACGACGTCGCCCTCTGCCCGACTCATGATCAGGCGCTCATTCCCATCAAGACGCTGGCCTTCGACCGCGGGGTCAACGTCACGCTGGGCCTGCCTTTCGTGCGCACGTCGCCTGATCACGGAACGGCCTTCGACATCGCCGGCAAGGGCGTCGCGGACGCGACGAGCCTTATCGAAGCGATCAAGCTCGCGGGGCGGATGACGGCGTGATCGACGATCTTCCGCCCCTGCGCGAAGTCGTCGCGCGTCACGGCCTCGATGCGAAGAAGACGCTGGGTCAGAATTTTCTTTTCGACCTCAATCTCACGAGCCGCATCGCGCGCGCCGCTGGACCTTTTGAAAACACGGTGGTTGTGGAGATCGGTCCGGGCCCCGGCGGCCTCACGCGCGCATTGCTGGCTCAGGGCGCGCATGTCGTCGCCATTGAACGCGACCAGCGCTGCCTGCCCGCGCTCGCGGAAATCGCCGAGCGTTATCCCGGCCGTCTGACCGTGGTGGAGGGCGACGCGCTGGAGATCGACGTCGTCGAACTCGTGCGCCGGCGTCCGTCATGGCGAGCGAAGCGAAGCGATCTGGAGCCGCCGTCGGGCTCCTTGATTGCTCCGCCTCCGACTCGCAATGACGGCGACGCGCCGCGCGCGCGCATCTGCGCCAATCTTCCCTATAATGTCGCGACGGCGCTTCTCACCCGCTGGATCGAGGCGGAGCCCTGGCCCGCCATCTTCGACCGCTATGTGCTGATGTTTCAGAAAGAGGTGGCGCTGCGCATCGTCGCGACGCCGGCGCAGCGCGCGGATTACGGCAGGCTTGGCGTGCTGTGCGGCTGGCGCACAAAGGCGCGCATTCTTTTCGACGTCTCGCCCGCGGCCTTCACGCCGCCGCCGAAAATAACCTCGTCGGTCGTGGAGCTCGTCCCAAACCCCGCGCCGCTCGCTTGCGACAAGGCGGCGCTCGCGCGGGTGACGCAGGCCGCCTTCGGCCAGCGCCGCAAGATGCTGCGCCAGAGCCTCAAAGGGCTCGGCGTCGACGCCGGCGCGATGTTGGCGAAGGCCGGGATCGAGGAAACGCGGCGGGCCGAGGAAATCGACGTCGCGGGCTTCGTCGCGCTGGCGAACGCCCTCAGCGCGGCGCGCGGTCGAGAATGAGTTTCGCCTGCGCTTCGGCCATTTTCGCCTGCCCGGCGGCGGAGAAATGGCAATCGTCCGAGCGATTCGAGCCTGGATCGAAAGCGTCCGAATCGACGCCCGGCCAGACGCCGAGCCTTTCGTCGGCCAGCGCGCGCTGCGCCGTCTGAATCGCGTTGCCGTTCTTCCATTCCCGCATCGGCGGGCAATAAGTCGCGACGGAGACGAAAACGGGCGCCGCCATCCCCTTGGCGCGCAGCCGGGCGACAATCTTCAGGAACATGGCGCGATAGGCGTCGGGTCCGGTCTCGCCGGCATAGTCCGACTCGCCCTGATGCCAGATCACATGGGTGACGCGATAGCGCCCGGCGAGTTTGGTTGCGGTTTCGTCGAGCATGACGCCGAGATCGCCCTCGGCGAAGCGGAAGATCGGCTGTCCGCCCACGGAAGCCGGTGCGATGACGACCTTGTCGTAGCGGCCCGAGCGGATCAGCGCGTCGCCGAGCAGCGTCAGCCATTCGCCGCCAATATTGGTCGCGCCGAGCAGGGGCGAGGCGGCGGGAGCGCAGCGCTCGTCGTAAAATCCGAAAACCTTGTCGGGAAAGCTCGTCTTCGCCGGCGCCGCCGCGTGATTGGCGATGTTGGATTGGCCCGCCGCGAGGATCACGGCCGTCCGCGCGTCCTGAGAGGGGCAGGCGGTTTCCTCTTTGCCGGGAAAGGCGGCGAGGCGTCCATAGCGATCGAAGAGGAGGCCTCCGGCGCTCTCGGCTTTCGCAAACAGGGCTGCGCCGCCCGTCGCGGTCAGCGCAGCGGCGACCACAAGGGCGCGCGTTCCGTTGAGCTTGAAAAGCGGTCGTCGCATGGCGGCTCCAATTGCAGCGAAGCTCGCCCGATCATGCACGCCGTCGGGCTTCGCGCAAATAGTCCCGCAGCACGGCGGCGTTGTTCTTCTCTTCGTCCCTGGCGGCGTAGAGCAGGGTCAAACGGCCTTTGCGCGCCATGGCGCGGAGGAGCTCAATTTCCTCCTGCGCGCCGGGCCCCTTCAGCTCTTCGTGGTAGCGTTCCCGAAATTCTTCCCAGCGCGCGGCCTCATGGCCGAACCAGCGCCGTAATTCATGGCTGGGCGCGACGTCTTTCGCCCAATAATCGATCTTAGCTTTTTCCTTACTCAATCCGCGCGGCCAGAGCCGGTCGACGAGCACGCGCGCGCCATCGCTTTCCGTGGCGGGTTCATAGGCGCGCTTGAGCAGAAGGGCGTGCATGAAAGCGACATAGCGCGCCGAGCGCGGGCGACTACTCGCTCAGGAGCTTCTCGACAAAGCGCTCGATCTCCCTCTCGCGTCGCGGACGGCGCTGGCGTTCGGCGCGCAATATCGCAATGAGATCGTCGAAAGAGCGCTGAAGGTCGTCATTGACGATGACGTAGTCGTAATCCTTCCAGCGCGCGATTTCCTTGCGGGCGTTCTCCAGGCGGCGCTCGATCGCCTCTTTCGCGTCCTCGGCGCGGCGCTCGAGCCTCGCGCGCAATTCCTTCATCGACGGCGGGAGGATGAAGACGGTCACCGTATCGGCGCCCATCTTTTCGCGCACCTGGCGCGTGCCCTGATAGTCGATGTCGAAGAGACAGTCGCGTCCCTGCGCCAATATGTCTTCGACGGGGCCGCGCGGCGTGCCGTAGAAATTGCCGTGGACTTCGGCCCATTCGAGAAGATCGCCGGCGTCGCGCATCGCGGCGAATTGGCGCTCATTGATGAATCGGTAATGGATGCCGTCCACTTCGCTCGACCGGCGGGCGCGGGTCGTGACGGAGATCGACAGGGTGAGGTCAAGCGCACGGTCCTGCAGCAGCATCCGCGTCAGCGTGGTCTTGCCGGCGCCGGAGGGCGAGGAAAGAATGAGAACGACGCCGCGGCGCAGCGGGAGAGAGAGGTCCATGGCGACGATTGTCACGAGTCGGGTGCATCGGCAATAGGCAATCGGATTGTCGCTTTCAACCGCGGCCGCGCCTTACTCGACATTTTGCACCTGTTCGCGCAGTTGCTCGACCTCGATCTTGAGCTCCAGGCCGATCGACGTCAGCTCGGGATCGTTGGATTTGGCGCAGAGCGTATTGGTTTCGCGCGAGAACTCCTGCGCGAGGAAATCGAGGCGCCGGCCGATCGGCCCGCCATCGGCGAGAAGCTTCTGTGCGCCCGCGACATGGGCCTTCAGCCGGTCGAGCTCCTCGCGAATGTCGGCCTTCACCGCGAGCAGGACGGCCTCCTGATGCAGGCGCGCCGGATCGAGAGTCTCGGCGGTCTCCAGCAGACGCGTCACCTGCTGGGCGAGCCGTCGCCGCACTGCTTCCGGCTGGCGGCCGGGCGCCGCGTCGGCCTGCGCGGTCAGCGCCGCGATCCGCGTCAGCCTTTCGCCAAGGACGACGGCGAGGGCCGAGCCTTCGGCGCATCGCGACGCCAGCAGCTCTTTGAGCGCCGCTTCCAGCGCGGCGAGCATGCTCGCTTCGAGCGCCGCCCGCTGGGCGTCGTCGTCCTCGGGCTCGACCACCTCGACGACGCCCCGGATCGAGAGCAGGCCGTCGAGCGAGGCCGGCCGCAGACTCGCATGCAGCGGGACGTCGTCCAGCGCGGCGAGGAGTCGGTCGAGCGCCGCGCGGTTGACGCGCGCCGCGCCTTCCGCCTCGGCGCGCTTGGCGGAGAGGCTGGCGAACGCCGAACCCCGCGCGAGCCGGGCCGAGATCGCCGCGCGCGCCTTGATTTCGACCGCGTCGAAGCCGGGAGGAACCCGCAACCGCAGATCGAGCCCCTTGGCGTTGACGCTTTTCAGCTCCCAGGCGTAGCTCCAGGGCCCGAGGCTCCCGCGCGCGCGGGCGAAGCCGGTCATGCTGGCGACGGCGGAGGAAGTCATTTTAGGGCTCCTGAAAGCAAAAACGCGCCCCGGCTTCAGAGCGCGCTGATGGAAAGCAGGCGACGGCCTCGCGCCTTGGCGCAGGCGGGAAAACTAGCGCAGATTGGCCGCGGATGGGACGGTCTTGGCGGAAGTGAGGTCCCAGCTTCTGTCGCGCAGCGGATCGAGGGACGTGCCTTCCGACGCGTCGAAGGCGCGCGGGCGGGCGCGCTGGGGAGCGGTCGGCGCAAGCGCGATCGGCGTCTCCGCCGAGACGGCCGCCGCCGCTTCTTCCGGCGCGACTCTGGCCCCGACGGCGTCGGTGGGAAGCTCGTCCGACCCCGCCGAAAGGCCGAGGCGCGCGGCGCGGGCCTTCTGCTCGGCGCGGCGGGCGGGCGAAACGGGATAGGCGGCGATGTCCGCCATGCCGTCGGGCAGGGCCTTCCCATCGGCGCTCTCCCGCGCCATCATGTCCGGGCCGATCGCGCCTTCCTCGCCATCGGCGCCGGAGAGCGGCCCCGGCCCGGCGGAAGCGAGAAGCTCTTCGCTGAAATGGGCCGTCGGCGATTTCGGCTGGGCCGGGTCCTCGGTGAAATAGGGCCGGGCGACGCGGAGTTTCGAAAGGTGCGACGCGGCGTCGGCCGTCGGGTCCTCATGGCCGCCGAGGAAAAAGGCGGCGCCGGCCGGTGAGAATTTGCCGAGCCGGTGCGTCGCGCCTTCGTCCGGAGCCATGACCCGGCCGACGCTATAGTCGTCATGGCCGTCCAGCGTAACGAGCCGCCCGAGCGGCGCCTCTGTGCGCTTGTCGCTCTTGGGCGCGGCTGGCGGCACGGCGGCGGGGATGGTCTGATCGATCCCCGCGGGCGGGGCCGCCTTGCGGTCCTGCTCGATCTTTCGCCAATTCTGGACATTGCGCGAATGCTGGTCGAGCGACTCCGCGAAGATATGTCCGCCCGCGCCGTCCGCGACGAAATAGAGGTCGCGCGTATTGGCCGGACTGGCGGTAGCTTCGAGCGCGGCGCGGCCCGGATTGGCGATCGGACCCGGCGGGAGGCCGTCGATCGCATAGGTGTTGTAGGGCGTCCATTTCTCGATTTCCGACCGCAGGATGCCGTGGCCGAGCGTGGCTTTGCCGCCGACAAGGCCGTAGACGATGGTCGGGTCGGATTGGAGCCGCATGCCCTTGCGCAGGCGGTTCATGAAGACCGCGGCGACGCGCGGGCGCTCTTCCGACTTGCCGGTCTCCTTCTCGACGATCGAGGCGAGCGTCACGAGATCCCAGGGCGATTTCAGCGGCAGGTCCCTGGCGCGCTTGGCCCAGATCTGTTCGACGATCTTGCGCTGATCGTCCTGCATTTTCGAGATCAGCTTGGCGCGCGGAAAGCCGCGCGGGAATTTGTACGTCTCCGGCAGAAGCGCGCCTTCCTTGGGCGTCTCCAGAATGTCGCCGGCGAGGAGATCCGTCTCGCGCAGGCGCTGGGCGATCTGCTCGCTCGTCAGCCCCTCGGGAATGGTGAGGCTATGCATGAGCTGCTTGCCGGCGACGAGCTCGT
The nucleotide sequence above comes from Methylocystis parvus OBBP. Encoded proteins:
- a CDS encoding BolA/IbaG family iron-sulfur metabolism protein, translated to MPMPATEIERIIKDAIPDAVIELTALADDNDHWAATVVSEQFRGLTRVKQHQLVNAAFGARLGGELHALALTTRAP
- the grxD gene encoding Grx4 family monothiol glutaredoxin; this translates as MSDINSRIQSEIASSDVVLFMKGTPAAPQCGFSMQVVQILNHLGVPYKAINVLADGEIREGIKSFSNWPTIPQLYVKNEFIGGCDITREMFQSGELTALLDKEGVPHAQAGKA
- the pdxA gene encoding 4-hydroxythreonine-4-phosphate dehydrogenase PdxA, whose translation is MTLPLALTQGDPSGIGPELTLKAYASKDAAGLPPFFVVADAAYLARVAKALAIDVAIEETTPAHAAKIFAQALPVVSHGHEVRGAFGRPEPSDAKTTIASIERAVDHVVTGEARAVVTNPIAKAVLYAAGFAHPGHTEFLGELARRHFHAARRAVMMLWAEELAVVPITIHIPLAEAPKLLTKALIVETGEIVAGDMRARFGIAAPRLAFSGLNPHAGEDGALGREEIETIAPAIEELRARGVDARGPFPADTMFHAAARKNYDVALCPTHDQALIPIKTLAFDRGVNVTLGLPFVRTSPDHGTAFDIAGKGVADATSLIEAIKLAGRMTA
- the rsmA gene encoding 16S rRNA (adenine(1518)-N(6)/adenine(1519)-N(6))-dimethyltransferase RsmA, with the protein product MIDDLPPLREVVARHGLDAKKTLGQNFLFDLNLTSRIARAAGPFENTVVVEIGPGPGGLTRALLAQGAHVVAIERDQRCLPALAEIAERYPGRLTVVEGDALEIDVVELVRRRPSWRAKRSDLEPPSGSLIAPPPTRNDGDAPRARICANLPYNVATALLTRWIEAEPWPAIFDRYVLMFQKEVALRIVATPAQRADYGRLGVLCGWRTKARILFDVSPAAFTPPPKITSSVVELVPNPAPLACDKAALARVTQAAFGQRRKMLRQSLKGLGVDAGAMLAKAGIEETRRAEEIDVAGFVALANALSAARGRE
- a CDS encoding sialate O-acetylesterase, whose amino-acid sequence is MRRPLFKLNGTRALVVAAALTATGGAALFAKAESAGGLLFDRYGRLAAFPGKEETACPSQDARTAVILAAGQSNIANHAAAPAKTSFPDKVFGFYDERCAPAASPLLGATNIGGEWLTLLGDALIRSGRYDKVVIAPASVGGQPIFRFAEGDLGVMLDETATKLAGRYRVTHVIWHQGESDYAGETGPDAYRAMFLKIVARLRAKGMAAPVFVSVATYCPPMREWKNGNAIQTAQRALADERLGVWPGVDSDAFDPGSNRSDDCHFSAAGQAKMAEAQAKLILDRAPR
- a CDS encoding DUF488 domain-containing protein; this encodes MHALLLKRAYEPATESDGARVLVDRLWPRGLSKEKAKIDYWAKDVAPSHELRRWFGHEAARWEEFRERYHEELKGPGAQEEIELLRAMARKGRLTLLYAARDEEKNNAAVLRDYLREARRRA
- the gmk gene encoding guanylate kinase; protein product: MDLSLPLRRGVVLILSSPSGAGKTTLTRMLLQDRALDLTLSISVTTRARRSSEVDGIHYRFINERQFAAMRDAGDLLEWAEVHGNFYGTPRGPVEDILAQGRDCLFDIDYQGTRQVREKMGADTVTVFILPPSMKELRARLERRAEDAKEAIERRLENARKEIARWKDYDYVIVNDDLQRSFDDLIAILRAERQRRPRREREIERFVEKLLSE
- a CDS encoding YicC/YloC family endoribonuclease, with the translated sequence MTSSAVASMTGFARARGSLGPWSYAWELKSVNAKGLDLRLRVPPGFDAVEIKARAAISARLARGSAFASLSAKRAEAEGAARVNRAALDRLLAALDDVPLHASLRPASLDGLLSIRGVVEVVEPEDDDAQRAALEASMLAALEAALKELLASRCAEGSALAVVLGERLTRIAALTAQADAAPGRQPEAVRRRLAQQVTRLLETAETLDPARLHQEAVLLAVKADIREELDRLKAHVAGAQKLLADGGPIGRRLDFLAQEFSRETNTLCAKSNDPELTSIGLELKIEVEQLREQVQNVE
- the mltG gene encoding endolytic transglycosylase MltG, with the protein product MTIMSDETGDKGAAPGEEGKPQTAPEAAAAAPDKLNEAPAESPKTEPVAEGAPEPAKSAERAADVETTATAPADIQAKPAEPPMAAQARAPDIVVEAKAPEQAREEAGGGSFFRRRAALPAGKQTLQPEAPPAPPPKKKKRREGTLSAMSGFLSFLLVSLVAGVFGVIATLHKLKEPGPLAADKIVYLPPRSDLPEMVAQLEREGVIDSPGLLNFALLVEGARSKLKPGEYLFKKKASLREVIDELVAGKQLMHSLTIPEGLTSEQIAQRLRETDLLAGDILETPKEGALLPETYKFPRGFPRAKLISKMQDDQRKIVEQIWAKRARDLPLKSPWDLVTLASIVEKETGKSEERPRVAAVFMNRLRKGMRLQSDPTIVYGLVGGKATLGHGILRSEIEKWTPYNTYAIDGLPPGPIANPGRAALEATASPANTRDLYFVADGAGGHIFAESLDQHSRNVQNWRKIEQDRKAAPPAGIDQTIPAAVPPAAPKSDKRTEAPLGRLVTLDGHDDYSVGRVMAPDEGATHRLGKFSPAGAAFFLGGHEDPTADAASHLSKLRVARPYFTEDPAQPKSPTAHFSEELLASAGPGPLSGADGEEGAIGPDMMARESADGKALPDGMADIAAYPVSPARRAEQKARAARLGLSAGSDELPTDAVGARVAPEEAAAAVSAETPIALAPTAPQRARPRAFDASEGTSLDPLRDRSWDLTSAKTVPSAANLR